TCATCGACACCGCGGGGATTGACGACGACGGTGGGGAATTGGGCGCCCTCCGGGTGCGCAAGTCGCTCGACATGCTCGCGCGCACTGACCTCGCCTTGCTCGTCGTCGACGCCGCGCAGGGGTGGGGAGAACCGGAGGAACGCCTCCTCGACCTCTTTCGCCGCCGAGGGACGGCGTATGTGCTCGTGGTGAACAAGGCGGACATCCTCACCCCCGCAGAACGGGAGGAACTCGCCCGCCGCCTGCCTTCCGCCCCGACCTTCGTGAGTGCCGAGCGGGGCGAAGGGGTGAACGAACTCCTCCGGCAGATCGTGGACACCCTTCCGGGGGATTGGGCACTCCCGACGATCGTCGGCGACCTCTTCGATCCCGGCGATCTCCTCGTCATGGTGACGCACCATGACGCCGGAGCTCCCAAGGCGCGCCTCATCCTCCCCGAGCAGGAGGTCCTGCGGGACATCATCGACCACGGGGGTCTTGCCCTCGTCGTGGAGGACCGTGACCTTCCCCTCGTCTTTGCCCGGGGGATTCGGCCGCGGCTTGTGATTACGGACTCGTCCGTCTTCGGTCCCGTCGCCCAGATCGTGCCGGAAGAGATCCCCCTTACGTCCTTTTCCGTCCTCTTCGCCCGCTACAAGGGGGATCTGGAGACGCTCGTTCGCGGGGTGCGGGAGCTTCCGCGGGTTGCCCCGGGGGACCGCGTCCTCATTGCCGAAGCGTGCACGCACCCCACCACGGAAGACGACATCGCCCGCGTGAAGATCGGCGGGTGGCTTCGGCGCCGCACGGGGGACCAGGTGCACATCGACTACCACCAAGGCGCGGGCCCGCTTCCCGAACCGCTCGCGGGGTACCGGCTCATCATCCACTGCGGGGCGTGCATGTTAAACCGGCGCGAGATGCTTTCCCGCATCGTCCAGGCGCGGGAGGCTGGCGTCCCCCTCGTGAACTACGGCGTCGCCCTCGCCTACATGCAGGGCGTCCTTCGGCGCGGCCTTTCTCCCTTTTCAGAACTTCAAGCCCTTCTCGACGAAGTTCCGTCGGAAGGGGAGGAGGCGAAGGACCCGCGTTCGGCAAAGCCGGCTTCGGGGAGGGGATCCCCGTGACGGTCTTCCCTTCGGCAAAGCCTTCTTCTGCCGCCGTGCCCAACGAGCTCTTTGATCCCAAAGCCCTCGCGCACCGCGCCCTAGCGGGCCCGCCCTTCACCAAGGAGGAAATGCTCGCCCTCCTTCGGGACCCCGAGGACCCAGAAGTCCTCCACATCCTCTGCCGGGCGGCCCACCTCGTGCGCCTCAAGGTCTTCGGAAACGTGCTCGTGCTCCGGGGCATCATCGAGTTTTCCAACATCTGCCGAAACGACTGCCTGTACTGCGGGCTCCGCCGCTCCAACCGCAACCTCGTCCGCTACCGGATGGACGAGGAAGAGATCTTTGCCGCGGTGGAGCGCGCCATTCGCATGGGGTTCCGCCGCATCGTCCTCCAATCCGGAGAAGACGGGGCGTGGCACCCCGACCGCCTCGTGCGTTTGGTGCGCGAAATCGTCACGCGCTACGGCGTAGTCCTCACCCTTTCCGTGGGGGAGCTCCCCTTTGAGGCCTATCGTCGGCTCATGGACGCCGGAGCGTACCGCTACCTCATGCGACACGAGACGAGCGACCCCGAACTCTACGCCCGGCTGCACCCCGGGACGAGCTTTGGCGTACGCCGGGAGCATCTCTACACGCTCAAATCCCTCGGGTACGCCACGGGGCCGGGGATGATGGTCGGCCTGCCCGGTCAAACACTCGAGAGCCTCGTAGACGACGTGATCTTCATGCGCGAACTTCGGGCGGAGATGGCCGGAGTTGGTCCCTTCATCCCGCATCCCGAGACGCCGCTTCGCGATGCGGCGCCGGGTTCCCCTATACTCACGCTCAAGATGGTGGCGCTCACGCGCCTCAACCTCCCGGAGACGCACTTGCCGGCGACGACCGCGCTTCGCGTGGCCTTCCGCGACAACCCCCACCTCCCCCTCCTCTGCGGCCCCAACGTCGTGATGCCCGACGTCACCCCACCCCGGTGGAAGGTGCACTACGACCTCTACCCAGGGAAGACCAAGGCCGACCTCGTCGACGACGGGGAAAACGTCTACGCCTACTGGGAACGGCAGGCTGCGGAAGTCGGGCTCGTGGTCGACTGAGGGCGGCGCGACCAGCGCGCTTCCTCCCGCTGGCTCCGGGTTTCTGGGGTACGTCTGGCGAACCACCTACAGAGGAGGAGACGGCGAGGGGAATCGCCCCCGGTTGGCCCGATTGGTCGGTCGATGCCTCGTCCCGAGGCGGGAAAGTCGACCACTATCTCGGAAAAGGAGCGAAGGCGATGTACACCCTTGGGAAGCTCACCCTGGAAGTCCGTCACGGTACCATCGTCGAAGTGCCCGCAGATGCGTGGGCAGTTCCCCTTCCGGAAGACCTCACGCGCGACCTTTCCGGTGTGGCGGCGGCGGTGGCCGAGGCGTGGGGCGGAACGGAGCGCTTTCGCGAGGCCACATCCGCCGCGGCACGCGCCCTCTCCGACGACCTACCCCGCGCACACCAGGCCTTCTTTCTCGCGCGGGATCCCGGTGCGGGAGGGGGAACCGCACTTCCCGAGGAACTTCGCGGTGTGATCGGCATGTTTCCTCCCGCCTGCGACGGGGCTTGGGATTCCAAGCTCGGCGAAAAGCTTTACAAGGGATACATGGCCGTCCTGCGCGTTGCAGAAGACGAAGGGCTCACCTCGCTCGCCATTCCCGCACTCGGTGCGGGCGGATGTCGTTGCCCGTTCGACGCCTCCGTGGCGACGTTTGCCCGTGCGGCGATGGACGTATCCGTGGCCGTAAAGCATGTGCGCCGCCTCATCTTCGTAGCCCGAGATGAATTCCGCCACGCCGATGTGGACCGTATGCTCCGGGACTTCATCGAGGTGGACATCTTTTTTACGGAAGATTGAACGCCCCTCCGTCGTCTCGGGCGGTTACCGCTTCCACCTCTGCCGAAGGAGGCGACGACATCTGTGTCGGTTATGTGGCAAGGCGTGGCGCCTGCATCCCGGGGAGGCGAATTGTGAACGAATGCCAACAAAATCGCTCCAAGGAGAGATTTGGTGCTACGTTTTCTCCAAAGTATGCTAAGATAGAAGGCAAGAGAGAAAGCGCTTTCGGATTGCGGGAGGGGGTACTTCGGCGGCGCAAGTAGGGTGTCCGCACGTAGGCGGGTGCGGCGGCGGTAGAGCTTCGGGTAGGGGCGGTTCACAGGGCAAGAGAGGATCGGGGGACAGGGAAGGTTTGGAGGAGAAGACTTCTGGAGGAGGGAAGGCGTATGGTCCTCACGCTTTCGGAAAAGACGTGGAAGGCGAAGCGCCTCGAGATGATCGAGCGCTACGAGGAGACGGAGACACGCGAGATCTTCGTCAAAGAGGAGGAGATCTGGCGCTACCTCGAAGAGACGAAGAATCCCGATCCCCAGGAAGTGCGGGAGATCCTCGCCAAGGCGTACACGCTGGCAGGTCTCGGCCCGCGGGAAACGGCGGTGCTCATCAACACCACCGACCCCGATCTCCTCGAAGAGATGTACGACATGGCCTGGAAGGTGCGGCGCAAGGTCTACGGCAACCGCCTCGTCCTCTTCGCGCCCCTCTACCTCTCGAGCGAGTGCGTGAACAACTGCATCTACTGCGGCTTCCGTGCGGCAAACAAGGCGATGGTGCGCAAGACGCTGAACGACCAAGAGATCGAAGAAGAGGTTCGCGCCCTCATCCGCATGGGGCACAAGCGGCTCCTCCTCGTATACGGCGAACACCCGAACAGCGACGTGGACTACATGGTCCGTTCCATCGCCCGCGTGTACAGCATCAAGGAGGGGCCGGGGGAGATTCGCCGGGTGAACGTGAACGCCGCCCCCCTCACCGTGGAAGAGTACAAGGAAGTGCACGCCGTAGGCATCGGAACGTACCAGGTCTTCCAGGAAACGTACCACCCGGAGACCTACCGCAAGGTCCACCCCAAGGGTGACCTCAAGCACTCGTACAAGTGGCGCCTTTTCGCCCTGCACCGTGCGCAGGAGGCGGGGATCGACGACGTGGCGATCGGCGTCCTCTTCGGCCTCTACGATTGGCGCTTCGAGGTCATGGCGACGATCTACCACGCGCTGGACATGGAACGCGAGTTCGGCGTAGGTCCGCACACCGTTTCCTTCCCGCGCCTCGAGCCGGCGATCAACACGCCTTTCACGTACAAGTCCCCCTACCGCATCGACGACGCGACGCTCAAAAAGATCATCGCCATCTACCGCCTCGCCATCCCGTACACGGGGCTCATCCTCACGGCGCGCGAACCGGCGGCCCTCCGGCAGGAGCTCTTCAAGGTTGGCGTCTCCCAGACCGATGCCGGATCCAACATTTCCCTCGGGGGGTACTCGCGGCGCGAGCGCGGTCTGGAGATGCAGCAGTTCCTCATCAACGACGAACGGACGCTCGACGACTTCATCTACTCCGCAATGCAAGACGGATTCATCCCCTCCTTCTGCACCGCCTGCTACCGCGCCGGACGCACGGGGGACAACTTCATGCCCTTTGCCAAGACGGGGCTCATCCAAAACTTCTGCACGCCCAACGGATACCTCACGCTCAAGGAGTATCTCTTGGACTACGCTTCGGAAAAGACGCGCCAGCTCGGAGAGCAGCACATCCAGGAGTACTTCCGCGAAGCGGAGGCGAAGAAGCCCAAGATGGCCGCCCTCGTGAAGGACTACATGCGCCGAATCGAAGAGGAGGGCGAGCGCGACCTCTACCTGTGAGGAGAGAGGCGAACGTGCGGGCCGTTGCCGCGCGAAGGGCGCATACCTCCGGACGTACCTGCGATCCGAAGGTGCCGAACGGCGGAGCGAGGGGAAGAAGCGCACGAGGAGAAGGGGCGGCCCGTGGGGACCGCCCCTACTCCACGGCCTTCCTCGGACTTGGGCCGAGTCCGCGATAACGAGAATCGTTGAGAAAACGAAAAAAGTGTGAACCCCCCGCAAAGCCTCGTATCACGTACTTGACTTTTTGTGCTATGACCTGTTACATTGGAAGCGGAGAAAGTAGCAAGAATAGCTAAAATAGTTTTCCACTGTGTCCATGTAGAAAACCCGGCACGCATCCCAGCACGTACGACGCGTCGCGCAGAGTCGGGGGATGCAAAATCCCGGCCGCGTACCCGGCTCGCTCGGGACGACTGACCGGGAGCAGGGGACGCAAGGAAAGGAAAGGAAAGGGAAGGAGGTGCTTCGGAAAGGGGCGATCCGCGCACGTAGAAGTAGGGTACG
This is a stretch of genomic DNA from Brockia lithotrophica. It encodes these proteins:
- a CDS encoding macro domain-containing protein; protein product: MYTLGKLTLEVRHGTIVEVPADAWAVPLPEDLTRDLSGVAAAVAEAWGGTERFREATSAAARALSDDLPRAHQAFFLARDPGAGGGTALPEELRGVIGMFPPACDGAWDSKLGEKLYKGYMAVLRVAEDEGLTSLAIPALGAGGCRCPFDASVATFARAAMDVSVAVKHVRRLIFVARDEFRHADVDRMLRDFIEVDIFFTED
- the hydF gene encoding [FeFe] hydrogenase H-cluster maturation GTPase HydF, with protein sequence MTWSSTSAAPRGERPHITLFGRRNAGKSQLLNAITGQNLAIVSPVAGTTTDPVLKAMELHPLGPVVLIDTAGIDDDGGELGALRVRKSLDMLARTDLALLVVDAAQGWGEPEERLLDLFRRRGTAYVLVVNKADILTPAEREELARRLPSAPTFVSAERGEGVNELLRQIVDTLPGDWALPTIVGDLFDPGDLLVMVTHHDAGAPKARLILPEQEVLRDIIDHGGLALVVEDRDLPLVFARGIRPRLVITDSSVFGPVAQIVPEEIPLTSFSVLFARYKGDLETLVRGVRELPRVAPGDRVLIAEACTHPTTEDDIARVKIGGWLRRRTGDQVHIDYHQGAGPLPEPLAGYRLIIHCGACMLNRREMLSRIVQAREAGVPLVNYGVALAYMQGVLRRGLSPFSELQALLDEVPSEGEEAKDPRSAKPASGRGSP
- the hydG gene encoding [FeFe] hydrogenase H-cluster radical SAM maturase HydG produces the protein MVLTLSEKTWKAKRLEMIERYEETETREIFVKEEEIWRYLEETKNPDPQEVREILAKAYTLAGLGPRETAVLINTTDPDLLEEMYDMAWKVRRKVYGNRLVLFAPLYLSSECVNNCIYCGFRAANKAMVRKTLNDQEIEEEVRALIRMGHKRLLLVYGEHPNSDVDYMVRSIARVYSIKEGPGEIRRVNVNAAPLTVEEYKEVHAVGIGTYQVFQETYHPETYRKVHPKGDLKHSYKWRLFALHRAQEAGIDDVAIGVLFGLYDWRFEVMATIYHALDMEREFGVGPHTVSFPRLEPAINTPFTYKSPYRIDDATLKKIIAIYRLAIPYTGLILTAREPAALRQELFKVGVSQTDAGSNISLGGYSRRERGLEMQQFLINDERTLDDFIYSAMQDGFIPSFCTACYRAGRTGDNFMPFAKTGLIQNFCTPNGYLTLKEYLLDYASEKTRQLGEQHIQEYFREAEAKKPKMAALVKDYMRRIEEEGERDLYL
- the hydE gene encoding [FeFe] hydrogenase H-cluster radical SAM maturase HydE produces the protein MTVFPSAKPSSAAVPNELFDPKALAHRALAGPPFTKEEMLALLRDPEDPEVLHILCRAAHLVRLKVFGNVLVLRGIIEFSNICRNDCLYCGLRRSNRNLVRYRMDEEEIFAAVERAIRMGFRRIVLQSGEDGAWHPDRLVRLVREIVTRYGVVLTLSVGELPFEAYRRLMDAGAYRYLMRHETSDPELYARLHPGTSFGVRREHLYTLKSLGYATGPGMMVGLPGQTLESLVDDVIFMRELRAEMAGVGPFIPHPETPLRDAAPGSPILTLKMVALTRLNLPETHLPATTALRVAFRDNPHLPLLCGPNVVMPDVTPPRWKVHYDLYPGKTKADLVDDGENVYAYWERQAAEVGLVVD